The proteins below come from a single bacterium genomic window:
- the rsmA gene encoding ribosomal RNA small subunit methyltransferase A has translation MRYSRQNPDEKSFFIDTHAHLDFPQFDGDRDEVIERAKSFGVVRIINPGVDLESSQRAIKLSENYYHVFAAVGIHPHETANLPDDWLERLEHLACHPKVVAIGEIGLDFYRDLSPRDTQKRVFSAQIELAKRLSLPMILHIRNAHNHVKKILEEHGYFKGVMHAYSGDEKFLSWALDKGFYVGFGGPITFKNYKKHYLVRMTPLERILSETDCPYLSPHPYRGKRNEPARIPLIVEKIAEVCGKTLSETANTIAKNAEKLFGIPAPAKAKSVKSLGQNFLINPKIADRIANLSGEGELCVEIGPGKGILTERLVNRFSRVIALELDEDLVRLLWGKFENLFVVHMDFLRADISRISRFYDTKAVVVGNIPYSVTSPILFHILAHRTAIKEALLMVQREVAERLLASPGSKTYGIPTVILGRHFTIKRCFNVSPANFSPQPEVTSTVIKLIPRKEPLCPDVDDELFSKVVHKAFAHRRKTLANNLKESFPEIYESLLGEYAGLRAEQLNIMDFCEICKKLRNFS, from the coding sequence ATGAGGTATTCACGCCAAAATCCCGACGAAAAATCATTCTTTATTGATACTCATGCTCACCTCGACTTTCCGCAATTTGATGGCGACAGAGACGAGGTCATAGAAAGGGCAAAGTCTTTCGGCGTGGTCCGAATAATTAATCCCGGAGTTGACCTCGAGTCGTCTCAAAGGGCAATAAAGCTTTCAGAAAATTATTATCATGTTTTCGCAGCCGTGGGAATTCATCCTCACGAAACCGCGAATCTTCCCGACGACTGGCTCGAGAGGCTTGAGCATTTAGCCTGTCATCCCAAAGTGGTCGCCATAGGCGAGATAGGACTCGATTTCTACCGTGACCTCTCCCCGCGCGATACCCAGAAAAGAGTGTTTAGTGCACAAATAGAGCTTGCCAAAAGGCTTTCACTGCCGATGATTCTGCACATAAGAAATGCCCACAATCATGTGAAGAAAATCCTTGAGGAGCATGGCTATTTCAAGGGCGTTATGCATGCTTACTCAGGCGATGAAAAATTTCTGTCGTGGGCTTTGGACAAGGGTTTTTATGTAGGCTTCGGTGGTCCAATAACCTTTAAAAATTATAAAAAGCACTATCTTGTAAGGATGACTCCTTTAGAAAGAATTCTCTCCGAAACGGATTGCCCATATCTTTCGCCTCATCCTTATCGAGGCAAACGCAACGAACCCGCACGAATTCCCCTGATCGTGGAAAAAATTGCGGAAGTTTGTGGAAAAACTTTAAGCGAAACGGCAAACACCATAGCGAAAAATGCGGAAAAGCTTTTCGGCATACCAGCTCCCGCGAAAGCAAAATCGGTAAAAAGTCTTGGTCAAAATTTTCTCATTAACCCCAAAATAGCGGACCGCATTGCTAATCTTTCGGGAGAGGGCGAGCTTTGCGTTGAGATAGGACCTGGCAAAGGCATTCTTACTGAGCGTTTGGTCAATCGTTTCAGCAGGGTAATCGCCTTAGAGCTCGACGAGGATTTGGTGAGATTACTCTGGGGAAAATTCGAAAACCTATTTGTGGTTCACATGGATTTCCTAAGAGCTGATATATCGCGTATATCGCGATTTTACGACACAAAAGCGGTAGTAGTAGGAAACATACCATACTCGGTAACTTCGCCTATACTCTTTCATATCCTTGCTCACAGGACTGCCATTAAGGAGGCTTTACTTATGGTTCAGCGTGAGGTCGCAGAAAGGCTTCTGGCATCCCCGGGGAGCAAAACATACGGTATCCCCACCGTTATATTGGGCAGACACTTTACCATCAAGCGTTGCTTCAATGTTTCACCTGCTAATTTCAGCCCTCAGCCCGAGGTGACATCAACGGTAATAAAGCTCATTCCGCGGAAGGAACCGTTATGTCCCGATGTCGATGATGAGCTTTTCTCGAAAGTAGTGCACAAAGCATTTGCTCACAGAAGAAAAACCCTGGCTAACAATCTTAAGGAGTCCTTTCCCGAAATTTATGAGTCTCTTTTGGGCGAATACGCTGGATTACGCGCCGAACAACTTAATATAATGGATTTTTGTGAGATATGTAAAAAATTGCGCAATTTTAGTTAG
- the pilB gene encoding type IV-A pilus assembly ATPase PilB, translated as MAPRLGEMLLKAGKITKEQLEEALEYQKKHGGKIGEILLKLGYIEDENVLNTFLAKQLNIGAVQLEDLELDPEVVNLIPVDLARKYNVIAVIKIGKMLFVATNDPQNVSAFDTLKFVTGCEIQPVVASKDAIAKAIDKYYGLSESIDEIMSEVAENMEVVEEEEESLDESELQRAVQDKPIVKLVNSIILDAIKIRASDIHIEVYEKRFRVRYRVDGVLREVLQLPYGLRHAVISRIKILSKLDISERRLPQDGRIKIQAYGRAIDLRVSILPCIYGEKVVMRILDPQTLMLDIRKLGFPDRAMKEFNKAIHLPYGMILVTGPTGSGKTTTLYSALQTLNTPDVNIMTAEDPVEFNIDGINQVQVHPEIGLTFASALRSFLRQDPNIILVGEIRDQETADIAIKAALTGHLVFSTLHTNDAPSTVTRLIDMGVPPFLVASAVKLVMAQRLLRRICKECKVEYEPEPEKLEILGIDPDEVKKKGLKFYKGEGCPACNGTGYKGRIAVFEVMPITREIQKLIIEGASALEIEEVASKQGMRTLRQEAIDRMFEGITTIDQVITETTT; from the coding sequence ATGGCACCGCGGCTTGGCGAAATGCTTCTTAAGGCTGGTAAGATTACCAAGGAGCAGCTTGAGGAGGCTTTGGAATATCAGAAAAAGCACGGCGGGAAAATAGGCGAGATACTCCTTAAGCTTGGTTATATAGAGGACGAAAATGTTTTAAATACCTTCCTCGCAAAACAACTCAACATAGGCGCAGTTCAACTCGAGGACCTTGAGCTTGACCCCGAAGTAGTTAACCTTATTCCGGTGGACCTCGCCCGAAAGTATAATGTTATAGCCGTTATAAAGATAGGTAAGATGCTTTTTGTGGCGACCAACGACCCCCAAAATGTGTCGGCGTTCGATACGCTAAAGTTCGTGACTGGATGCGAGATTCAACCTGTAGTGGCGTCGAAGGATGCTATAGCTAAAGCTATCGATAAATACTATGGGTTATCGGAATCCATTGACGAGATAATGAGCGAGGTTGCCGAGAACATGGAGGTCGTGGAAGAGGAGGAGGAAAGCCTCGACGAGTCCGAACTTCAAAGAGCTGTGCAGGATAAGCCTATAGTTAAGCTCGTTAACTCGATAATACTTGACGCCATAAAAATCCGCGCATCGGACATTCATATCGAGGTTTACGAGAAACGATTCAGGGTTAGATACAGGGTTGACGGGGTCCTAAGGGAGGTTTTGCAACTCCCGTATGGCTTGAGACACGCGGTCATATCGAGAATTAAGATTCTTTCTAAGCTCGATATATCGGAGCGAAGATTGCCGCAGGACGGCAGGATAAAAATTCAGGCGTATGGAAGGGCGATAGACCTCAGAGTTTCTATACTACCGTGCATATACGGTGAGAAAGTAGTGATGCGAATACTTGACCCACAAACACTGATGCTCGACATACGAAAACTTGGGTTCCCGGATAGAGCGATGAAGGAATTCAACAAAGCCATTCACCTTCCTTACGGGATGATTCTCGTTACCGGTCCTACTGGTTCGGGTAAGACGACCACTCTGTATTCAGCACTGCAGACTCTAAACACGCCCGATGTGAACATAATGACCGCTGAGGACCCAGTGGAGTTTAATATAGATGGTATAAATCAGGTTCAGGTTCACCCCGAGATTGGCTTGACATTCGCTTCTGCGCTCAGGTCATTCCTAAGACAGGACCCTAACATAATTCTTGTGGGCGAGATAAGAGACCAAGAGACCGCGGACATAGCAATAAAAGCAGCGTTAACGGGACACCTCGTGTTCTCGACACTTCACACGAACGATGCCCCTTCAACAGTAACGAGGCTTATTGATATGGGTGTTCCGCCATTTCTCGTGGCGAGCGCAGTAAAGCTCGTTATGGCGCAGAGGCTTTTAAGAAGAATTTGCAAGGAGTGCAAGGTAGAATACGAACCCGAACCAGAAAAGCTCGAGATACTTGGAATAGACCCTGATGAGGTGAAGAAAAAAGGACTTAAGTTCTATAAAGGCGAGGGTTGCCCGGCATGCAATGGCACAGGTTACAAGGGAAGAATAGCGGTTTTCGAGGTGATGCCAATAACGCGTGAGATTCAAAAACTCATTATCGAAGGTGCGTCAGCACTGGAAATAGAAGAGGTGGCTTCCAAGCAGGGTATGAGAACCCTCAGACAGGAAGCCATAGACAGAATGTTTGAGGGAATAACCACAATAGACCAGGTAATAACTGAAACGACAACATAA
- a CDS encoding sigma-54-dependent Fis family transcriptional regulator yields MNKSSPKILVVDDEPGIRELLSIMLSSEGYDVSTARDYNTALTKFQQNDFDIIIADIMMPGKSGIDLMKAIREKDPDIPIIIITAYASINSAIEALRLDAFDYITKPFSVDQIKFIIKRALDVRKLKVENRLLKQKLTKTEAIDGFIGTSKSAQKIRELVKKIAQTESTVLITGESGTGKEIIARAIHELSPRSGGPFVSINCAAVPETLLESELFGYKKGAFTGATKDKIGLFAAADGGTFFLDEVAEMPLPIQAKLLRILETYEFVPLGSTTPVKVDIRLVAATNKNLKELVDQNRFRADLYYRLNVIHIHIPPLRERREDILPIAYSILERVALKRNEPIKKLSDEAKELILNAPWEGNVRELENVLERAAILCDDEIITPEHLPEYIVEEVSAQGQKPFEAIFENVDDIKSLEEMEKAYIFYTLARTNWNKALAAEKLGIDLSTLYRKIDRYGIRDLIPQKRASD; encoded by the coding sequence ATGAACAAATCCTCGCCCAAAATACTCGTGGTCGATGACGAACCCGGAATAAGAGAACTTCTGTCTATAATGCTCAGTTCAGAGGGTTACGATGTTTCCACCGCCCGGGATTATAATACAGCTTTGACAAAGTTTCAGCAGAACGATTTCGACATAATAATAGCAGACATAATGATGCCCGGCAAAAGTGGCATAGACCTCATGAAGGCGATTCGAGAAAAAGACCCCGACATACCGATAATAATAATAACTGCGTATGCCTCGATAAATAGCGCGATAGAGGCACTCCGGCTTGATGCTTTCGACTACATAACCAAACCTTTCAGTGTCGATCAGATAAAGTTCATAATAAAGCGGGCGCTCGATGTAAGGAAGCTTAAGGTCGAGAATCGGCTCTTAAAGCAAAAATTGACCAAAACAGAAGCTATAGACGGCTTCATAGGAACGAGCAAGTCCGCCCAGAAAATTCGCGAACTCGTTAAGAAAATTGCGCAAACGGAAAGCACAGTTCTTATAACGGGTGAGAGCGGAACAGGCAAGGAAATAATAGCCAGAGCAATTCACGAACTCAGCCCACGCTCAGGCGGGCCTTTCGTGTCGATAAATTGTGCGGCGGTGCCAGAAACTCTTCTCGAAAGCGAGCTATTTGGCTACAAGAAGGGGGCATTCACAGGTGCCACGAAGGATAAAATTGGACTTTTCGCAGCCGCTGATGGTGGCACATTTTTCCTCGATGAGGTCGCCGAAATGCCTTTGCCGATTCAAGCAAAACTTTTAAGAATTCTTGAGACCTATGAATTTGTTCCGCTGGGCTCGACAACCCCCGTAAAAGTTGACATAAGACTTGTTGCCGCAACGAACAAAAACTTAAAGGAGCTCGTGGATCAGAACAGGTTCCGCGCGGACCTTTACTACAGACTTAATGTCATACACATACATATCCCACCGCTCAGGGAGCGCAGGGAAGACATTTTGCCCATAGCATATTCGATTCTTGAAAGGGTGGCATTAAAGCGCAACGAACCGATAAAAAAACTTTCCGATGAAGCTAAAGAACTTATTCTTAACGCGCCATGGGAGGGCAATGTCAGGGAACTTGAGAATGTCCTTGAGCGGGCAGCGATACTTTGCGACGACGAAATCATAACGCCAGAACATCTGCCAGAGTACATCGTAGAGGAAGTCAGCGCCCAAGGTCAAAAGCCTTTCGAGGCGATATTCGAAAATGTTGACGACATAAAATCGCTTGAAGAAATGGAAAAAGCTTACATTTTTTATACGCTCGCCCGGACGAACTGGAATAAAGCGCTGGCAGCAGAAAAGCTGGGCATAGACCTGTCAACACTTTACAGAAAGATAGACAGATACGGGATAAGAGATTTGATACCACAAAAAAGGGCATCCGATTGA
- a CDS encoding HD domain-containing protein encodes MITVDDIKADPQVRELIQLTDRNLEIIGYTEHGFRHCDIVAERAGKLLRDLGYDERRAQLAEIAGYLHDIGNIVNRRHHAFHGAVIALDILKRMGMDYTEALEIAAAIGNHHEGEGEPISEICSALIIADKSDVHRDRVRNPNTVAFDIHDRVNYAARESNIIVVDDNTIELSILIDPDISSVMEYFKIFLDRMEASRIAAEFLGKKFELVINGVRLS; translated from the coding sequence ATGATTACAGTTGATGACATTAAAGCTGACCCGCAGGTTCGCGAGCTTATCCAGCTTACCGACAGAAATCTCGAAATAATAGGCTATACCGAGCATGGTTTCAGGCATTGCGACATCGTTGCAGAACGAGCCGGAAAGTTGCTAAGAGACCTCGGCTACGACGAAAGGCGTGCTCAACTCGCCGAAATAGCCGGCTATCTCCACGACATAGGAAACATAGTGAACAGACGCCACCACGCTTTTCATGGTGCTGTTATCGCACTCGATATATTGAAACGCATGGGAATGGATTATACCGAGGCGCTCGAGATTGCCGCAGCGATTGGCAACCACCATGAGGGTGAAGGTGAACCTATATCCGAGATATGTTCTGCGCTCATTATTGCCGACAAATCCGATGTCCACAGAGACCGGGTCCGAAACCCGAACACCGTGGCGTTCGACATTCACGACCGAGTAAACTATGCCGCAAGGGAAAGCAACATAATAGTCGTAGATGATAATACGATTGAGCTTTCGATACTTATTGACCCCGACATATCGTCCGTGATGGAGTATTTTAAAATCTTTCTCGATAGAATGGAAGCCTCAAGAATCGCAGCCGAATTTCTCGGCAAAAAATTTGAGCTCGTGATAAACGGCGTAAGACTGTCGTAG
- the deoC gene encoding deoxyribose-phosphate aldolase yields MWSQLAAPKCIDGTECLNCEYCIVRNTVGTKAIIDAGAERVSSALGAVTNNTDIARLVDHTLLKPDATEQDIRKLCEEAMKYKFAAVCVNPYWVPLARKLITDPKINVCSVVGFPLGANKTVVKAFEAEAAKKDGANEFDMVINIGALKSKDYKTVFEDIKAVVEAVAPDTVKVIIETALLTDEEKVEASAIAREAGAHFVKTSTGFAKGGATVHDIELIRRVVGETMGVKASGGIKDYQTAAKMLAAGATRIGASAGVRIVESKPE; encoded by the coding sequence ATGTGGTCCCAGCTTGCGGCGCCAAAGTGCATCGACGGCACCGAGTGCTTAAACTGCGAATACTGCATTGTAAGAAACACCGTCGGGACGAAGGCTATAATAGATGCAGGCGCAGAGAGGGTTTCATCGGCATTAGGAGCAGTAACCAACAATACCGACATAGCCCGTCTCGTCGACCATACTCTTCTCAAACCCGATGCCACGGAACAGGACATAAGAAAGCTTTGCGAAGAGGCTATGAAGTACAAATTTGCCGCGGTTTGCGTTAATCCATACTGGGTGCCTCTGGCAAGGAAACTTATCACCGACCCCAAAATAAATGTCTGTTCCGTAGTGGGATTTCCTTTGGGAGCAAATAAAACCGTCGTGAAAGCGTTTGAGGCAGAAGCAGCCAAAAAGGATGGCGCCAACGAGTTCGACATGGTGATAAACATCGGGGCATTGAAAAGCAAAGATTACAAAACTGTTTTTGAGGACATAAAAGCCGTGGTCGAGGCTGTTGCTCCCGACACAGTCAAGGTCATAATAGAGACGGCGCTTCTTACGGATGAGGAAAAAGTTGAGGCATCGGCGATAGCTCGGGAAGCTGGTGCGCATTTCGTGAAAACATCGACGGGATTCGCGAAAGGTGGCGCAACTGTCCACGACATAGAGCTTATAAGGCGTGTTGTGGGTGAAACCATGGGGGTCAAAGCTTCGGGCGGCATAAAAGATTATCAAACCGCTGCGAAAATGCTTGCCGCAGGCGCCACCAGAATAGGCGCTTCCGCTGGAGTAAGAATAGTGGAGTCCAAACCAGAGTAG
- a CDS encoding metallophosphoesterase has translation MRIAVVSDTHIGQRLSVFPRSFVERLDEFDGVIHCGDYTNMDALDFFRGLKLFYGVHGNMDDTEVKQALPETLIIELEGVKIGVIHGWGPPFGLELKVLRKISETYPNEKFDIVLFGHTHTPLDQTIKGIRVINPGALSGNIFSKKGSWGILTIENGKIDWQLISINPRE, from the coding sequence GTGAGAATAGCTGTAGTATCAGACACTCACATAGGGCAGCGGCTTAGCGTGTTTCCGCGAAGTTTTGTTGAGAGATTGGATGAATTCGATGGCGTTATTCATTGCGGTGACTACACTAATATGGATGCCCTCGACTTCTTTCGAGGGCTAAAGCTTTTCTACGGCGTTCACGGCAACATGGATGATACCGAGGTAAAGCAGGCACTTCCTGAAACGCTTATAATCGAACTTGAAGGCGTAAAAATCGGAGTAATTCACGGATGGGGACCTCCATTTGGTCTCGAATTAAAAGTGCTGAGAAAAATTAGCGAAACCTACCCGAATGAGAAATTCGACATAGTCCTTTTCGGTCACACCCACACCCCCCTCGACCAGACCATAAAAGGAATAAGAGTCATAAATCCCGGCGCCCTAAGCGGGAATATTTTCTCAAAGAAAGGAAGCTGGGGAATATTAACCATCGAAAATGGGAAAATAGATTGGCAACTTATCAGCATAAATCCAAGAGAGTAA
- the lepA gene encoding translation elongation factor 4, translating into MKSPNYIRNFSIIAHIDHGKSTLADRLLELTGAVPPDRMIEQILDDMELERERGITIKAHAIKLDYKAPDGNIYELNLIDTPGHVDFSYEVSRSLASCEGALLVVDATQGVEAQTVANIYMALENNLEIIPVVNKIDLPAAHPDDVAQQIVDILGGSKDDVIFVSAKTGENVDKVLKAIVERIPPPSGKPDAPLRALVFDSYYDKYRGVVLYVRIFDGRIRVGDKILLMASGKEYEVDELGYLRLELEKADELVAGEVGYIIANIKDVRDARVGDTVTLAENPADEPLPGYREAKPMVFSGFYPTDPDDFEELRTALEKLRLNDASLTFEPESSKALGFGFRCGFLGMLHMEITQERLYREFGLDLVATVPNVRYKVVTTKGETLWIERPSDLPEPTRIDHIEEPIISAEIITPHEFIGAIMELVKNRRGIYVGSDYVDPKRTLLKFEIPLAEIIFDFYDKLKTISRGYASLDYDFLEYRTSDLIKLDILVNGEIVDALSMIVHRDEAYMWGQKMVSKLKKLIPRQLFEVVIKAAFGKRVISRARIAPLRKDVTAKCYGGDVTRKRKLLEKQKAGKRKMKMVGSVEIPQEAFFAVLKIER; encoded by the coding sequence ATGAAATCGCCGAATTACATAAGAAATTTTTCCATTATAGCACATATAGACCACGGGAAATCGACTCTTGCGGACAGGCTCCTTGAGCTTACGGGTGCAGTTCCCCCCGATCGCATGATCGAGCAAATACTCGACGACATGGAACTCGAGCGCGAACGCGGTATAACGATCAAAGCGCATGCGATAAAGCTCGATTATAAAGCCCCTGATGGCAACATCTACGAACTGAATCTTATCGATACGCCCGGTCATGTTGATTTTTCATACGAGGTATCCCGCTCTCTGGCATCGTGTGAAGGCGCACTTCTCGTAGTTGATGCAACGCAGGGCGTTGAGGCCCAGACTGTGGCCAATATATACATGGCGCTTGAAAACAATCTCGAGATTATTCCTGTCGTGAATAAAATTGACCTTCCCGCTGCACATCCCGATGATGTCGCGCAGCAAATAGTAGACATCCTCGGTGGTAGTAAGGACGATGTGATTTTCGTTTCAGCAAAAACCGGAGAGAATGTGGATAAAGTGCTTAAAGCTATAGTTGAGCGCATTCCACCTCCATCGGGTAAACCCGACGCGCCTCTTAGAGCGCTGGTTTTCGACTCTTATTACGACAAATATCGCGGTGTCGTCCTTTATGTGAGAATATTTGACGGACGGATTAGAGTAGGCGATAAAATCCTTCTCATGGCATCGGGTAAGGAATACGAGGTCGATGAACTCGGCTACCTGAGATTGGAGCTTGAGAAAGCTGATGAACTCGTAGCGGGCGAGGTAGGCTATATTATAGCCAATATAAAGGATGTTCGCGATGCAAGGGTAGGCGATACGGTGACCTTGGCGGAAAACCCCGCGGATGAGCCTCTGCCAGGGTATCGTGAGGCTAAACCTATGGTTTTCTCCGGATTTTATCCGACCGACCCTGATGACTTCGAGGAGCTTCGCACGGCACTTGAAAAATTAAGGCTTAATGATGCCTCGCTAACCTTTGAGCCTGAATCCTCGAAAGCGCTGGGATTCGGCTTCAGGTGCGGATTTCTTGGAATGCTTCACATGGAAATAACACAAGAGCGTCTATATCGCGAATTCGGATTGGACCTCGTTGCAACCGTTCCCAATGTTAGATACAAAGTGGTCACCACCAAAGGTGAAACACTCTGGATAGAGCGCCCGTCAGACCTTCCGGAGCCTACTCGTATTGACCACATCGAAGAGCCAATAATAAGTGCTGAGATAATAACTCCACACGAGTTTATAGGCGCCATAATGGAGCTCGTGAAAAATCGACGCGGAATATATGTTGGCTCAGATTATGTGGACCCAAAAAGAACTCTGCTTAAATTCGAGATACCCCTTGCAGAAATTATCTTCGACTTCTACGATAAACTAAAGACTATTTCCCGGGGTTACGCGTCGCTTGACTACGACTTTCTTGAGTATCGCACCTCAGATTTGATTAAGCTCGACATACTCGTTAACGGCGAGATAGTTGACGCGCTTTCCATGATAGTCCATCGCGATGAGGCATATATGTGGGGTCAGAAAATGGTTTCCAAGCTTAAAAAACTCATTCCTAGACAGCTTTTTGAGGTCGTGATAAAGGCGGCGTTCGGTAAAAGGGTTATCTCGCGAGCAAGGATAGCGCCACTGAGAAAGGATGTTACTGCCAAATGCTATGGCGGTGATGTTACAAGAAAAAGAAAACTTCTCGAGAAACAGAAAGCGGGCAAGCGTAAGATGAAAATGGTGGGCTCGGTAGAGATACCTCAGGAGGCTTTTTTCGCCGTGCTTAAAATAGAAAGGTAA